From one Sorangium aterium genomic stretch:
- a CDS encoding ABC transporter permease, whose product MLEKITEAAPTNANLTGIAILLFTGCAGALLLLRGRREAWPLLGLLALLLFNSVLSKNFFSIVERDGAYYGTPINLLNQGSEVMLLAIGLTLVIAVRGIDLSVGSVMALSGATCVILMKEAHCGPLLAALLSLAVAGGVGLFNGALVTALNIQPIIVTLISMVGVRGVAMLITRAEPVTHTDATFAFIGNGHIGGLPFSMVLVAAVFVVAALLCRRTALGLFMEAIGDNERASRLAGVDDRRIKLWLYGFSGLCAGIAGLVAASYISTADPDRVGRLRELDAIFAAVIGGTALTGGRFYLGGTLIGALLIQTLSTTMYIQHVPSEIEPMPKAGVMLLSCLLVSEESRRRLLELLGLKRGQ is encoded by the coding sequence ATGCTTGAGAAGATCACGGAAGCGGCGCCCACGAACGCCAACCTCACCGGCATCGCAATCCTCCTCTTCACCGGGTGCGCCGGCGCCCTGCTGCTCCTGCGCGGGCGCCGCGAGGCCTGGCCTTTGCTCGGCCTCCTGGCGCTCCTCCTGTTCAATTCGGTCCTGTCCAAGAATTTCTTCTCCATCGTCGAGCGCGACGGGGCTTATTACGGGACGCCCATCAACCTGCTCAACCAGGGCTCGGAGGTGATGCTCCTCGCGATCGGCCTGACCCTGGTGATCGCCGTGAGGGGCATCGATCTATCGGTCGGCTCGGTCATGGCGTTGTCCGGCGCCACCTGCGTGATCCTGATGAAGGAGGCTCACTGCGGGCCGCTCCTGGCTGCGCTCTTGTCGCTCGCCGTCGCCGGCGGCGTCGGTCTGTTCAACGGCGCGCTGGTGACGGCGCTGAACATCCAGCCCATCATCGTGACCTTGATCAGCATGGTCGGTGTCCGCGGCGTCGCCATGCTCATCACCCGCGCCGAGCCCGTGACGCACACGGATGCGACGTTTGCGTTCATCGGCAACGGTCACATCGGTGGCTTGCCGTTCTCCATGGTGCTGGTGGCCGCCGTGTTCGTCGTCGCCGCGCTGCTCTGCCGGAGGACGGCGCTCGGCCTGTTCATGGAAGCGATCGGCGACAACGAGCGGGCGAGCCGGCTCGCCGGCGTCGACGACCGCCGCATCAAGCTCTGGTTGTATGGCTTTTCCGGCCTGTGCGCCGGCATCGCCGGCCTCGTGGCCGCCTCGTACATCTCCACGGCCGACCCCGATCGCGTGGGGCGCCTGCGGGAGCTGGACGCCATCTTCGCCGCGGTGATCGGCGGTACGGCGCTCACCGGCGGGCGTTTCTACCTGGGTGGCACCCTGATAGGAGCGTTGTTGATACAAACGCTCTCCACCACGATGTACATCCAGCATGTCCCCTCGGAGATCGAGCCGATGCCCAAAGCCGGCGTGATGCTGCTCAGCTGTCTGCTGGTCTCGGAGGAGTCGCGCCGGCGGCTGCTCGAGCTGCTCGGCCTCAAGCGGGGGCAGTAG
- a CDS encoding ABC transporter permease subunit — MLRWDRRDLPLMVTAVLLIALYSGVLVCYDAARSLRFLVDLIKGNAAMGLCAVGMTFVILSGGIDLSVGSVVALTTVLVGTLVAGGCHPVVAFCVGLAVSVAFGAMTGHLIHRFSLPPFLVTLAGMFFARGAAFLVSMQPIGIDHPALDWIVDELGFALAIPGLDRTWVPATALLFLIVLVLGVILGRSTSFGRNVLAIGGDRQAALLMGVPLGATTVCLYALCGLCAGLGGVTTALIDSAGKPNIGAGLELEAIASVVIGGTLLTGGAGSVVGTVMGVMITGIVRAVINLDGRLPSPWHHISIGLLLLVFIVMQQVLIRSAPAARGVEYGHHP; from the coding sequence ATGCTCCGCTGGGATCGGCGGGATCTGCCGCTCATGGTGACCGCGGTCCTCCTGATCGCGCTCTACTCGGGGGTGCTGGTCTGTTACGACGCGGCGCGTAGCCTGCGTTTCCTGGTCGACCTGATCAAGGGGAACGCGGCGATGGGCCTCTGCGCGGTGGGGATGACCTTCGTCATCCTGTCGGGGGGCATCGATCTCTCGGTCGGCTCCGTCGTCGCGCTCACGACGGTCCTCGTGGGCACGCTGGTCGCCGGTGGTTGCCACCCGGTGGTGGCGTTCTGTGTCGGCCTCGCGGTGTCGGTCGCGTTCGGCGCGATGACGGGGCACCTGATCCATCGTTTCTCTCTGCCCCCGTTCCTCGTGACGCTCGCGGGCATGTTCTTCGCCCGCGGCGCGGCGTTCCTCGTCAGCATGCAGCCCATCGGCATCGATCACCCTGCGCTGGACTGGATCGTCGATGAGCTCGGCTTCGCGCTGGCGATCCCGGGACTGGACCGGACCTGGGTCCCGGCGACGGCGCTCCTGTTCTTGATCGTCCTCGTGCTCGGCGTGATCCTTGGCCGTAGCACGAGCTTCGGCCGGAACGTCCTCGCCATCGGCGGGGACAGGCAGGCCGCGCTGCTCATGGGGGTGCCGCTGGGCGCCACGACGGTGTGTCTCTATGCGTTGTGCGGCCTGTGCGCGGGCCTCGGCGGGGTCACGACGGCGCTGATCGACAGCGCCGGAAAGCCGAACATCGGCGCGGGGCTGGAGCTCGAGGCCATCGCCTCGGTGGTGATCGGTGGAACGCTGCTGACCGGGGGCGCCGGCAGCGTCGTCGGCACCGTGATGGGCGTGATGATCACGGGCATCGTGCGGGCGGTGATCAACCTGGATGGACGGCTGCCGTCGCCCTGGCACCACATCAGCATCGGGCTGCTGCTGCTCGTCTTCATCGTCATGCAGCAGGTCCTGATCCGATCGGCCCCTGCAGCCAGGGGGGTGGAGTACGGTCATCATCCATGA
- a CDS encoding NAD-dependent epimerase/dehydratase family protein, which produces MNETKRILVTGAAGKVGQTFIRRFLSNPAFEGWKVRALCHNRMLERTARVEVLRGTIEDRAVVNEATEGVSHVLHLATSKETPESIMDVAVKGMFWLLEACRVSPSFEQFILVGGDAGMGHFFYPHPVPVTETQRHSAYPGCYALSKVLEEVMLEQYYIQYELNGCCLRAPWIMEKDDFKAQLSFGDDVFGGPRWRDLVGAEAAEGYVRSGAVPVMLDRRGEPVKRNFVHVEDLVTAILKAVHHEKARQQTFNICMDEPVDYGELARYLEATRGLPSVRVKTPFHSTWLDNSKAKFLLGWRPQYDLARLTDAAFDYVRAPDDPRVTWYPG; this is translated from the coding sequence ATGAACGAGACCAAGCGAATTCTGGTCACAGGGGCGGCGGGCAAGGTCGGTCAGACATTCATCCGAAGGTTCCTGTCGAACCCCGCGTTCGAGGGGTGGAAGGTCCGTGCGCTGTGCCACAACCGCATGCTGGAGCGGACGGCGCGCGTGGAGGTGCTGCGTGGGACCATCGAGGACAGGGCCGTCGTCAACGAGGCGACCGAGGGGGTGAGCCACGTGCTGCACCTGGCGACCAGCAAGGAGACCCCCGAGAGCATCATGGACGTAGCCGTCAAAGGCATGTTCTGGCTGCTGGAGGCCTGCCGCGTCAGCCCTTCGTTCGAGCAATTCATCCTGGTCGGGGGCGACGCCGGGATGGGCCACTTCTTCTATCCGCACCCCGTCCCCGTGACGGAGACCCAGCGGCACAGCGCCTACCCGGGCTGCTACGCGCTGTCCAAGGTGCTCGAGGAGGTCATGCTCGAGCAATATTACATTCAATATGAGCTCAACGGATGCTGCCTGCGCGCGCCCTGGATCATGGAGAAGGACGACTTCAAGGCGCAGCTGTCCTTCGGCGACGACGTGTTCGGAGGGCCGAGGTGGCGCGATCTGGTCGGCGCCGAGGCGGCAGAGGGGTACGTCCGCTCGGGCGCCGTGCCGGTGATGCTCGACCGCCGCGGCGAGCCGGTGAAGCGGAACTTCGTGCATGTGGAGGATCTGGTCACCGCGATCCTCAAGGCCGTCCATCATGAGAAGGCTCGCCAGCAGACCTTCAACATCTGCATGGACGAGCCGGTGGACTACGGGGAGCTGGCGCGTTACCTGGAGGCGACGCGGGGCCTGCCGAGCGTGAGGGTGAAGACGCCGTTCCATTCGACGTGGCTGGACAACTCGAAGGCGAAGTTTCTGCTCGGTTGGCGGCCGCAGTACGACCTGGCGCGGCTCACGGATGCCGCCTTCGACTACGTGCGCGCGCCCGATGACCCGCGCGTCACGTGGTACCCCGGTTGA
- the galK gene encoding galactokinase gives MTVKGKGFEVVFGRPVKVLGEAPGRVNLIGEHTDYSGGYVLPTAIPQKTRVELAPRDDRLIQVATANVDGGAQLSFRAGEEARRGLWLDYVQGITAVLRSRGASIPGFDARIESTVPLGSGLSSSASLLVALARALRTMLGLSIDDVEIARIAHAAEHDFVGAPVGTMDQMAASLADESTALFIDTRTLAFERIPLPAEAELLVIDSGVAHQHASGDYKTRRAECERAAAALGVPELRDVDATVEPRIASLPAPLDRRARHVVTENARVLAAVAALRAGDLARLGELFDASHRSMRDDFEVSVPAVDDLVQSARAQPDVFGARLTGGGFGGAIVALVKRGRAASVGRAVVEAYARTPNRRARVLVGGLVP, from the coding sequence ATGACGGTGAAGGGGAAGGGCTTCGAGGTCGTCTTCGGCCGCCCGGTGAAGGTCCTGGGCGAGGCGCCGGGGCGGGTGAACCTGATCGGCGAACACACCGACTATAGCGGCGGCTACGTGCTGCCGACGGCGATCCCGCAGAAGACGCGCGTCGAACTCGCGCCGCGGGACGACCGGCTCATCCAGGTCGCGACGGCGAACGTGGACGGCGGCGCCCAGCTCTCGTTCCGCGCCGGCGAGGAGGCGCGCCGCGGACTGTGGCTCGACTACGTGCAGGGCATCACCGCGGTCCTCCGCAGCCGGGGCGCATCGATCCCCGGCTTCGACGCGAGGATCGAGTCGACGGTGCCGCTCGGAAGCGGCCTGTCGTCGAGCGCATCGCTGCTCGTGGCGCTCGCCCGCGCCCTGCGGACGATGCTCGGCCTCTCCATCGACGACGTGGAGATCGCCCGGATCGCGCACGCCGCAGAGCACGACTTCGTGGGCGCGCCGGTGGGGACGATGGATCAGATGGCCGCGAGCCTCGCCGACGAGAGCACGGCGCTCTTCATCGACACGAGGACGCTCGCGTTCGAGCGCATCCCGCTGCCCGCGGAGGCCGAGCTGCTCGTGATCGACTCCGGGGTGGCTCACCAGCACGCGAGCGGCGACTACAAGACGCGGCGCGCGGAGTGCGAGCGCGCGGCCGCGGCGCTGGGCGTCCCGGAGCTCCGGGACGTCGACGCGACCGTGGAGCCGCGCATCGCGTCGCTGCCGGCGCCGCTCGACCGGCGCGCGCGCCACGTCGTGACCGAGAACGCCCGGGTGCTCGCCGCCGTGGCCGCGCTCCGCGCGGGAGATCTCGCCCGTCTGGGCGAGCTCTTCGACGCGTCCCACCGGTCGATGCGCGACGATTTCGAGGTGTCCGTGCCGGCGGTCGACGATCTGGTGCAGAGCGCGCGGGCGCAGCCGGACGTCTTCGGCGCCCGGCTGACCGGCGGCGGCTTCGGCGGCGCGATCGTGGCCCTGGTGAAGCGCGGGCGCGCAGCGAGCGTGGGGCGGGCCGTCGTGGAGGCCTACGCGCGCACGCCGAACCGCCGGGCGAGGGTGCTTGTAGGCGGGCTCGTCCCCTAG
- a CDS encoding vWA domain-containing protein produces MHTRFRFAFMVGGLLALGACSGGSSSADGGDGEIPGRGAGADPGAGPDASFGTGAAVGSAASGGVSDGSGPPSEGSPGGSLGTGGSGGAGGGGGGGAGGGASIAPGTLTAGVWDDNRNFDFFLSYRSTLYSQQLPGILPFTAADHQAAHSLFAAPPGKKETLDVALVIDTTGSMGDEITYLQTEFIALSDSIFAKYPNAQQRWSLVLYRDTEDDYIVRWFDFRTDPDEFQEKLAEQGANGGGDFPEAPDMALSKTADLSWRTGDDTARLAFWVADAPHHENNAAAMAGGIRALRDLGVAVYPVASSGVDELTELSMRSAAQLTGGRYLFLTDDSGVGGAHKEPTIPCYYVTKLDRAILRMVDIALSGVYREPEPSEILRTGGDPQDGACELASGSEVLAF; encoded by the coding sequence ATGCATACCCGTTTCCGCTTCGCTTTCATGGTGGGAGGCCTTCTCGCGCTGGGAGCGTGCTCGGGCGGATCGAGCTCGGCAGACGGCGGCGACGGAGAGATCCCCGGGAGGGGCGCCGGCGCTGACCCCGGTGCTGGCCCCGATGCGAGCTTCGGCACAGGCGCTGCGGTCGGCTCAGCCGCTTCGGGAGGTGTGTCGGATGGAAGCGGTCCTCCGAGCGAAGGCTCCCCCGGCGGAAGCCTGGGCACAGGAGGCAGCGGAGGCGCAGGCGGCGGAGGCGGCGGAGGCGCAGGCGGCGGAGCCAGCATCGCGCCTGGCACGCTCACCGCGGGCGTCTGGGACGACAACCGCAACTTCGACTTCTTCCTCTCGTACCGGAGCACGCTCTATTCGCAGCAGCTCCCGGGCATCTTGCCCTTCACCGCGGCCGACCATCAGGCCGCGCACAGCCTCTTCGCGGCGCCTCCAGGAAAGAAGGAGACGCTGGACGTAGCGCTCGTCATCGACACGACCGGCAGCATGGGCGACGAGATCACGTATCTCCAGACGGAGTTCATCGCGCTCTCCGACTCCATCTTCGCCAAATACCCGAACGCCCAGCAGCGCTGGTCGCTCGTCCTGTACAGGGACACCGAGGACGATTACATCGTCCGCTGGTTCGACTTCCGCACCGATCCCGACGAGTTCCAGGAGAAGCTCGCCGAGCAAGGGGCGAACGGCGGCGGCGACTTCCCGGAGGCGCCGGACATGGCGCTCTCCAAGACGGCCGACCTCTCCTGGCGCACGGGCGACGACACCGCGCGCCTCGCCTTCTGGGTCGCGGACGCGCCCCACCACGAGAACAACGCCGCGGCGATGGCAGGCGGGATACGCGCCCTCAGGGACCTCGGGGTCGCTGTCTATCCCGTCGCGTCGAGCGGCGTGGATGAGCTCACCGAGCTCAGCATGCGCTCTGCCGCACAGCTCACGGGCGGCCGATACCTCTTCTTGACGGATGACTCCGGGGTCGGCGGAGCGCACAAGGAGCCGACGATCCCCTGCTATTACGTGACCAAGCTCGATCGCGCGATCCTGCGCATGGTCGACATCGCGCTCTCCGGCGTCTACCGCGAGCCGGAGCCGTCCGAGATCCTCCGCACCGGCGGTGATCCCCAGGACGGCGCGTGCGAGCTCGCGTCAGGGAGCGAGGTGCTCGCGTTTTGA
- a CDS encoding dienelactone hydrolase family protein produces the protein MSRATVTLKTRDGQTEASVFRPDSGKGPWPAVLVYQDGRGIRPALFELGERIAQGGYLVLLPDLFYRGGPYKAPDAEAFSRDPEFRKQWQQKYMATATKANVRSDTEAFLAFLAAEPDVRSLSIGTTGYCMGGGLSLAAAGHFPDRVIAAASYHGGNLATDDPDSPHLLAPQIRARVYVAGAIEDASFPDQQKQRLTDALQQAGVQHTVETYEGAKHGWVPSDSAVYNKAASERHYQTLLALFDATLTSAPPKS, from the coding sequence ATGTCACGAGCTACAGTCACGTTGAAGACCCGAGATGGCCAGACCGAAGCGTCCGTCTTCCGTCCCGACTCTGGCAAAGGTCCCTGGCCCGCGGTGCTTGTGTACCAGGATGGCCGCGGCATTCGGCCCGCTCTCTTCGAGCTGGGGGAGCGCATCGCGCAGGGCGGCTATCTCGTCCTGCTGCCAGATCTCTTTTACCGCGGCGGGCCCTACAAGGCGCCGGACGCCGAGGCATTCAGCCGAGATCCGGAGTTCCGCAAGCAGTGGCAGCAGAAGTACATGGCCACGGCCACCAAGGCCAACGTGCGCTCGGACACGGAGGCGTTCCTCGCCTTCCTGGCAGCCGAGCCCGATGTCCGCTCCCTGTCGATCGGCACGACCGGCTATTGCATGGGAGGTGGGTTGTCGCTGGCGGCGGCCGGCCATTTCCCGGATCGCGTGATCGCAGCAGCGTCCTACCACGGCGGCAACCTGGCGACCGACGATCCAGACAGCCCGCACCTCCTCGCGCCGCAGATCCGCGCGCGCGTGTACGTGGCGGGCGCGATCGAGGACGCCTCGTTCCCTGACCAGCAGAAACAGCGCTTGACCGACGCCCTCCAGCAGGCGGGCGTGCAGCACACGGTCGAGACGTATGAGGGCGCGAAGCACGGCTGGGTCCCCTCCGATTCAGCTGTGTACAACAAGGCCGCCTCCGAGCGCCATTACCAGACATTGCTCGCGCTGTTCGACGCGACGCTCACGTCGGCACCTCCGAAGAGCTGA
- the aroE gene encoding shikimate dehydrogenase: protein MTDRYAIIGNPISQTKSPALQTAFAQQCRQDMVYGAILGELDGFAAAVREFQKSGGKGMNITMPFKLEAFALADELTPRGRAAGAINMFTLRADGTLLGDNTDGFGIVRDITHNLGRCLKGARVLLLGAGGAVRGALLPLFDEQPAEIFVANRTASKAVELAAEFGPHAGAIQLAGGGFADIAGRFDVIINGSASSMANEVPPLPADVWNEGSLAYDMAYKKEPTAFVQAARAAGVGQTTDGLGMVVEQGAECFTLWRGMRPDTAPVLAALRKA, encoded by the coding sequence ATGACCGACCGCTACGCCATCATCGGCAATCCCATCTCCCAGACCAAGTCGCCGGCGCTGCAGACCGCCTTTGCCCAGCAATGCAGGCAGGACATGGTGTACGGCGCGATCCTCGGCGAGCTGGATGGCTTCGCCGCCGCCGTGCGCGAGTTCCAGAAGAGCGGCGGCAAGGGCATGAACATCACGATGCCCTTCAAGCTCGAGGCCTTTGCGCTGGCCGACGAGCTGACGCCGCGCGGCCGTGCCGCTGGAGCGATCAACATGTTCACGTTGCGCGCCGACGGCACCCTCCTCGGCGACAACACCGACGGCTTCGGCATCGTGCGCGACATCACCCACAACCTCGGCCGCTGCCTCAAGGGCGCGCGCGTGCTCCTCCTCGGCGCTGGCGGCGCGGTGCGCGGCGCCTTGTTGCCGCTCTTCGATGAGCAGCCGGCCGAGATCTTCGTCGCCAACCGCACGGCCAGCAAGGCCGTGGAGCTCGCGGCCGAGTTCGGCCCGCATGCCGGCGCCATCCAGCTCGCCGGCGGCGGCTTCGCCGACATCGCCGGGCGCTTCGACGTGATCATCAACGGCTCCGCCTCCTCCATGGCCAACGAGGTGCCGCCCCTGCCCGCCGACGTGTGGAACGAGGGCTCGCTGGCCTACGACATGGCCTACAAAAAGGAACCGACCGCCTTCGTGCAAGCCGCACGCGCGGCCGGCGTGGGTCAGACCACCGACGGCCTCGGCATGGTGGTCGAGCAGGGCGCCGAGTGCTTCACCCTGTGGCGCGGCATGCGGCCCGACACCGCGCCCGTGCTCGCTGCGCTGCGGAAAGCCTGA
- a CDS encoding bestrophin family protein: MIPYTRRAWLPMLVSPRGSLSPGVMRRVLAFGVIAAALWLAHRLIPRVSLSIGIHEVAGAVIALILAFRTNTAYNRFWEGRTLWGSIVNSSRNITRIVNAHAGVDPGAAREVAVWVVVFVHAARRSLRGQVERPEIDRLLPAEQIGALAEHAHPPLRAAQQISERLAAFVRAGSLERNMAVCAEEQLSVLVNCLGGCERILKTPTPLGYILLLQRGVALYLATLPLALVEALGVLTPLVTMMVAYPVLMIEALGGELDDPFGHEPNDLPLTRICDTIERDLLGSSPLNLVMASKAESYQD; encoded by the coding sequence ATGATCCCCTACACCCGACGCGCTTGGCTGCCGATGCTGGTCTCGCCGCGGGGCTCCTTGTCGCCGGGCGTGATGCGACGCGTGCTGGCCTTCGGGGTCATCGCCGCGGCGCTCTGGCTGGCGCACAGGCTCATCCCCCGCGTGTCGCTCTCGATCGGCATTCACGAGGTCGCCGGCGCGGTGATCGCGCTCATCCTCGCGTTCCGCACGAACACGGCCTATAACCGCTTCTGGGAGGGTCGCACCCTCTGGGGCTCGATCGTGAACTCGAGCCGCAACATCACGCGCATCGTGAACGCGCACGCCGGGGTCGACCCAGGCGCGGCGCGCGAGGTCGCCGTCTGGGTGGTGGTGTTCGTCCACGCCGCGCGGCGCTCGCTGCGCGGGCAGGTCGAGCGCCCGGAGATCGACCGGCTGCTCCCGGCGGAGCAGATCGGGGCCCTCGCGGAGCACGCTCACCCGCCGCTCCGTGCAGCGCAGCAGATCTCCGAGCGCCTCGCGGCCTTCGTCCGGGCCGGGAGCCTCGAGCGCAACATGGCTGTGTGCGCCGAGGAGCAGCTGAGCGTCCTCGTCAACTGCCTGGGAGGCTGTGAGCGCATCCTCAAGACCCCCACGCCGCTCGGCTACATCCTGCTGCTACAGCGGGGCGTGGCGCTCTACCTGGCCACGCTGCCCCTCGCCCTCGTCGAGGCGCTCGGGGTGCTGACGCCCCTCGTGACGATGATGGTGGCGTATCCCGTCCTGATGATCGAGGCGCTCGGCGGTGAGCTCGACGACCCGTTCGGCCACGAGCCGAACGACCTGCCCCTCACGCGCATCTGCGACACCATCGAGCGCGACCTCCTGGGGTCGTCGCCGCTCAACTTGGTGATGGCGTCGAAGGCCGAGAGCTACCAGGACTGA
- a CDS encoding metallophosphoesterase, translated as MAPGADALDAGHSASVQAELTTVVLCAWVAWSRRLKFVSPIVLFWAASVLAWLVVVAAARRRRGGLYARFVGVLLGIHTLISCALFRHVGPLAPGFAYLQGAVYLHFLLLSRPRMRPLAYRVLVSIPASYFVAAIFLSFPWAIASGLGATPYGLWVPFALAVVGILQSLTARREEIELVVDRAPVDGLRRYPLPREGAPGARRPLRIVQITDPHLGPFMSVARLRGICERAVERDPDLVVLTGDYLTMESQDTADHLAEALSPLRALEGRVFACHGNHDHESPRHVATALARAGARLLVDDAALVETAAGPVQVLGMDFHYRDRAERMAAVCARHPRMKGALRLVLLHDPGAFRHLGEGEGDLVLSGHTHGGQLGLVSLGGSWTALQLFVKMPDHGLWARGPDRLYVHRGTGHYGFPLRLGVPAEESVLKVHLAGDGV; from the coding sequence GTGGCGCCTGGCGCGGACGCGCTGGACGCGGGACACTCCGCGTCCGTCCAGGCAGAGCTGACCACGGTGGTCCTGTGCGCCTGGGTCGCCTGGAGCCGTCGATTGAAGTTCGTGTCCCCCATCGTCCTGTTCTGGGCGGCCTCCGTCCTGGCCTGGCTCGTCGTCGTGGCGGCGGCGAGGCGCCGCCGGGGCGGGCTCTACGCGCGGTTCGTCGGCGTGTTGCTCGGCATCCACACGTTGATCTCGTGCGCGCTCTTCCGCCACGTCGGCCCGCTCGCGCCGGGGTTCGCGTACCTCCAGGGCGCGGTGTACCTGCACTTCCTCCTGCTCTCGCGCCCCCGGATGCGGCCGCTCGCCTACCGCGTGCTCGTGAGCATCCCCGCGTCCTACTTCGTGGCGGCGATCTTCCTGTCATTCCCGTGGGCCATCGCGAGCGGGCTCGGGGCGACGCCGTACGGCCTCTGGGTGCCCTTCGCCCTCGCCGTCGTCGGTATCCTCCAGTCGCTCACCGCCCGCCGGGAGGAGATCGAGCTCGTCGTCGACCGCGCCCCCGTCGACGGGCTGCGCCGCTACCCGCTCCCGCGCGAGGGGGCGCCCGGCGCGCGCCGGCCCCTCCGCATCGTGCAGATCACCGATCCGCACCTCGGTCCGTTCATGTCGGTCGCTCGGCTCCGCGGCATCTGCGAGCGCGCGGTGGAGCGCGATCCCGATCTCGTCGTGCTCACCGGTGATTACCTGACCATGGAGTCGCAGGACACCGCGGATCACCTCGCCGAGGCCCTGTCCCCGCTCCGCGCCCTGGAGGGGCGTGTGTTCGCGTGCCACGGCAACCATGATCACGAGTCGCCCCGCCACGTCGCGACCGCGCTCGCGCGCGCGGGGGCGCGCCTGCTCGTGGACGACGCGGCGCTCGTCGAGACCGCCGCCGGGCCGGTCCAGGTCCTCGGGATGGACTTCCATTACCGCGATCGGGCGGAGCGCATGGCGGCGGTCTGCGCCCGTCACCCGCGCATGAAGGGGGCGCTCCGGCTCGTCCTGCTCCACGATCCGGGCGCGTTCCGCCACCTCGGCGAGGGGGAGGGCGATCTCGTGCTCTCGGGCCACACCCACGGCGGGCAGCTCGGCCTGGTCAGCCTCGGAGGCTCCTGGACCGCCCTCCAGCTCTTCGTGAAGATGCCCGATCATGGCCTGTGGGCCCGCGGCCCCGATCGGCTCTACGTCCATCGCGGGACAGGACACTACGGGTTTCCCCTCCGGCTCGGCGTGCCGGCGGAGGAGAGCGTGCTCAAGGTCCACCTCGCCGGCGACGGCGTCTGA